ATATCGGGGCGAGCCACCCCGCCTCCCAAAAAACCCTTATGAATCAAGCTGTTGTTACAAAATTCCCGGTCACGGACTCGGTTCGGCAGGCCCTGGCCGTCTCCCTGCGCGGCTGCGACGAACTGATACCCGAAGACGAGTGGGTCCGCAAGCTGGCCCGTTCCGAGGCCACCGGCGTGCCGCTGCGCATCAAGTTGGGGCTGGACCCGACCGCGCCCGACATCCACGTCGGCCATACGGTGGTGCTCAACAAGATGCGCCAGCTGCAGGACCTGGGGCACCAGGTGATCTTCCTGATCGGCGACTTTACCAGCCTGATCGGCGACCCATCCGGGCGCAACAGCACGCGCCCGCCGCTCACGCATGAGCAGATCCGCGCCAATGCCGAGACCTACTACAAGCAGGCCAGTCTGGTGCTGGACCCCTCGAAAACCGAGATCCGCTACAACAGCGAATGGAGCGATCCGCTGGGCGCGCGCGGCATGATCCAGCTCGCGGCCAAATACACGGTGGCGCGCATGATGGAGCGCGATGACTTCCACAAGCGCTTCACCACCGGCCAGTCGATCAGCGTGCACGAGTTCCTGTACCCGCTGATGCAGGGCTACGACTCGGTGGCGCTCAAGTCCGATCTGGAGCTCGGCGGCACCGAC
This Variovorax terrae DNA region includes the following protein-coding sequences:
- the tyrS gene encoding tyrosine--tRNA ligase, which encodes MNQAVVTKFPVTDSVRQALAVSLRGCDELIPEDEWVRKLARSEATGVPLRIKLGLDPTAPDIHVGHTVVLNKMRQLQDLGHQVIFLIGDFTSLIGDPSGRNSTRPPLTHEQIRANAETYYKQASLVLDPSKTEIRYNSEWSDPLGARGMIQLAAKYTVARMMERDDFHKRFTTGQSISVHEFLYPLMQGYDSVALKSDLELGGTDQKFNLLVGRHLQQEYGQEPQCILTMPLLEGLDGVEKMSKSKNNYIGISEDANTMFAKCLSISDVLMWRWFTLLSFRSEAEIAALRAEVEGGRNPKDAKVMLAKEITARFHSAAAADAAEQDFINRSKGGVPDEIPEVSLSGAPLGITALLKAAGLAPSGSEASRLIDGGGVRVDSSVVSDKGLKLAAGTYVVQVGKRKFARVTLA